A single region of the Vespula pensylvanica isolate Volc-1 chromosome 8, ASM1446617v1, whole genome shotgun sequence genome encodes:
- the LOC122631087 gene encoding disco-interacting protein 2 homolog A isoform X3 has protein sequence MRPLSFENLRRLVSRKKDRNEPSFKRSESFKRISIRKSYLDRGKRRNKLQKNLEPVITAQPVVVVSAPATTSVPDQQEKTQATRIKIKEQEIRRQQENVSLSRESISYDEWLQGVGSSSREKLQEKLLVQEQTGKSSTKVTTKLIQDRRSSNDLTDDLNSAILSLKPFGPTTNDEDGWIYSEKNLHQHDNPGQTRETPCVPLETGPPSVSISLGRVWRDAVPVPYPSSSGPSVHHSLDSALKERKPSQPTVARTVSAPEKTIVKDNASSSSSFGFSLRIGKLADFRAGSTRNGFFRRKTSKPSPSVSTEGYFKRTSGQRRSSSRRRGKRTTSSQRATSQRTSQRTKKKNDQQPVVRENSPVWFVPPERRRSRRQRRVWREIRYFPEEEEDEEEEATATTALVIEKYDDYSSNFSDDQFDDQKLLLSGDFNERRDDAFNSLVSSSLGSFSVTSSSSSVCPAPKISDFNEDKLFSEELRNRGLLGRRTIWKNTTTSPFVTTENYFTSSQFINFLAKSSSDRNTKERSRKDSNSYYRYLSSSESDNESSRRDLLDDDRLSQRQQHLKRQKSGPRRRPLRRKSQLRRASGQPVFLVRKCSSLRKRPRDITQKGYEKKRTRLLQQYASKQLGAGNGGIAGSGDIGSGGGGGGSIGGGGGGLERTSYGSSGGGIGVGGGVGVGVGVGGGGGGGGGRPQPRARRTQRRVTHNEKRYHSGGRLIPGGIASPPGSGGSTGNTGNSNSAAARRGNRRLTRNESRYHSEVRQEAVQQALAAMQGRPKPSLPMPSKRTSVMARSPERERRDSGESSSDEDSVVTEESPGAGGPTGTGLSDTSSTGSARDTPPPPRPPARRPPGADITDIAEYTPHAYCNIQPPDVTHTGSTPTAQQSTRRPGADRVNRYHVVEDQNNTGTTGRWKVSAKIQQLLNTLKRPKRRPLPEFYEDDDIELEIAANPKDPNAPKPEGGSMTSAIGEPLSVPSGLPRSLEAAIQRYGSASYKAPVATVLDPNGKLCITLTYGKLLSRSHKIAYTLLNKALSRGGDCCLKPGDRIALVYPNNDPISFMCAFYGCLQAGIVPVPIEVPLTRRDAGSQQIGFLLGSCEIQVALTSEACLKGLPKTAAGEVVAFKGWPKLHWFVTEHLGKTPKDWLPPPRLTDDTPAYIEYTTVKDGSVMGVTVTRSAMLAHCRALTQACGYTEGENAVCVLDFKREVGLWHSTLTSVLNGMHVIFIPYALMKVNPASWMQMITKHRASVAVVKSRDLHWGLLATKDHKDISLSSLRLLLVADGANPWSLSSCDQFLSVFQSKGLRPDAVCPCASSSEALTVSVRRPGRAGVNATGRGVLSMSGLSYGVVRVDQENSLTSLTLQDCGQVMPGSIVVVVKMEGKPYICKTDEVGEICVHSAATGSQYWGLQGLTNNTFKVSPLQADSTPLGDVEYTRSGLLGFLGPGGLVFVCGSRDGLMTVTGRKHNADDIIATVLAVEPMKFIYRGRIAVFSVRVLRDERICVVAEQRPDCSEEESFQWMSRVLQAVDSIHAVGIYCLALVPPNYLPKTPLGGIHLSETKRRFLEGALHPANVLLCPHTCVTNLPKPREVHSDVGPASVMVGNIVQGNRLASAQGRDMGVLDEDSDNAKKYQFISEILRWRAVSTSDHVIFTSLNAKGAVATSLSCSQLHKKAERIGNLLLDRGRINTGDHVALIFPPGTDLICAFYGCLYVGAVPVTIRPPHPQNLQTTLPTVRMIVDVSKSVLVLTNQNIMKLLKTKEANNVIEVKSWPTILDMDDMPKKKLPVMYRAPTAEMLAYLDFSVSTTGMLAGIKMSHAAVTSLCRAMKLACELYPSRHIALCLDPYSGLGFALWCLSSIYSGHHSILIPPSEVEANPALWLSAVSQSRVRDTFCSYGVMELCTKGLGSSVHALKARGVSLACVRTCVVVAEERPRIALTTSFSKLFSALGLSPRAVSTSFGCRVNTAICLQGASSPEPSTVYVDLRALRNDRVSLVERGSPHSLCLMESGKLLPGVKVIIANPETKGQCGDSHLGEIWVQSAHNASGYFTIYGDETDYADHFNARLVTGNTNEVYARTGYLGFLRRTESVQQSVISDVPGDTSASEADLVPGDAELHDAVFVVGALDEAILLRGMRYHPIDIENSVMRCHKKIAECAVFTWTNLLVVVVELDGSESEALDLVALVTSAVLEEHHLVVGVVVVVDPGVVPINSRGEKQRMHLRDGFLADQLDPIYVAYNM, from the exons ATGAGGCCACTCTCCTTCGAGAACCTTAGGAGGCTCGTGAGCCGTAAGAAGGATAGAAACGAGCCCTCCTTCAAACGTAGCGAGTCGTTTAAAAGGATATCGATAAGGAAAAGTTATCTCGATCGTGGTAAACGACGTAACAAGTTACAAAAGAATCTTGAACCGGTGATAACAGCTCAGCCGGTGGTTGTAGTGTCAGCACCAGCTACTACGAGCGTGCCGGATCAGCAAGAAAAGACACAAGCGACGAGGATCAAGATCAAGGAGCAAGAGATTAGAAGACAACAGGAAAACGTATCCCTCAGTCGTGAGTCTATCAGTTACGACGAATGGTTGCAAGGCGTTGGCTCCTCTTCTCGTGAGAAACTTCAAGAAAAACTATTGGTCCAAGAGCAAACAGGCAAATCGTCGACCAAAGTTACGACCAAACTGATTCAAGATCGTCGATCGAGCAACGATCTAACCGACGATTTAAACTCAGCGATCTTGTCATTGAAACCGTTCGGTCCTACTACGAACGACGAGGATGGCTGGATTTATTCTGAGAAAAATCTTCACCAACATGATAATCCTGGACAAACGCGTGAAACACCTTGTGTACCTCTTGAAACTGGACCGCCCAGTGTCAGCATCAGTCTTGGACGAGTTTGGAGAGACGCCGTACCGGTACCTTATCCTTCCTCTTCCGGGCCCTCCGTTCATCATTCGTTGGACAGTGCATTGAAAGAACGGAAACCGTCACAACCCACGGTTGCTAGAACCGTCTCGGCCCCGGAAAAAACCATCGTCAAGGACAACGcatcatcctcgtcgtcgttcggCTTCTCGCTTAGGATCGGCAAGCTGGCTGACTTCAGGGCAGG GAGCACGAGGAACGGATTCTTCCGACGAAAAACGTCTAAGCCATCACCGAGCGTCAGTACCGAAGGTTATTTCAAGAGGACAAGCGGCCAAAGGAGATCGAGTTCGAGAAGGCGAGGAAAGAGGACGACGTCGTCGCAACGTGCGACCTCACAGAGGACATCtcaaaggacaaagaaaaagaatgatcaaCAGCCGGTTGTTCGTGAGAACAGTCCGGTATGGTTCGTGCCACCGGAAAGGAGACGTTCGAGACGTCAGAGACGAGTTTGGCGAGAGATTCGTTATTTTcctgaagaggaggaggacgaggaagaggaagcaacagcaacaacagcgtTGGTTATCGAAAAATACGACGATTATTCGTCGAATTTCTCGGATGATCAATTCGACGATCAGAAATTGTTGCTATCTGGCGATTTTAATGAGAGAAGAGACGACGCATTcaattctctcgtttcttcgtcgttAGGTTCTTTTTCGGTGACGTCATCGTCCTCCTCGGTTTGTCCAGCACCAAAAATCAGCGATTTCAACGAGGACAAATTATTCTCCGAGGAATTGAGGAATCGTGGTTTACTCGGTAGAAGAACCATTTGGAAAAACACAACAACGTCGCCTTTCGTAAcaacagaaaattattttaccagcagtcaatttattaatttcctcGCAAAGAGTTCGTCAGATCGTAACACCAAAGAAAGATCCAGAAAGGATAGTAATTCCTATTACAGATATCTGAGCTCCAGCGAGAGCGATAACGAATCTTCTCGGCGCGATCTCCTCGACGATGATCGTCTCTCTCAACGTCAGCAACATCTTAAACGACAAAAATCCGGACCGAGAAGACGACctttacgaagaaaatcgcAACTCCGCCGAGCATCTGGCCAGCCCGTTTTTCTTGTTCGCAAATGCTCGTCCTTGAGAAAACGACCCA gaGACATAACGCAAAAGGGCTATGAAAAGAAACGGACTCGTCTACTACAGCAATATGCTTCTAAACAACTCG GGGCTGGAAATGGCGGCATTGCTGGCAGTGGCGACATTGGTagtggtggaggaggtggagggagtatcggtggtggtggtggaggactCGAAAGGACAAGTTATGGAAGCAGCGGTGGTGGTATcggtgttggtggtggtgttggtgttggtgttggtgttggtggtggcggtggcggtggcggcggaCGACCACAGCCACGTGCACGACGCACGCAACGTCGTGTCACGCACAACGAGAAACGCTATCATTCAG GAGGTCGGCTAATACCTGGTGGGATCGCCAGTCCTCCGGGATCTGGCGGCTCAACCGGAAACACCGGGAACTCAAACTCGGCTGCTGCGAGACGCGGTAATCGCAGACTTACGCGCAATGAGAGCCGCTATCATTCCG AGGTACGTCAGGAGGCGGTACAACAAGCCCTGGCAGCTATGCAAGGTCGGCCGAAACCTTCCTTGCCAATGCCATCGAAGAGAACTTCCGTCATGGCTAGAAGTCCTGAACGAGAACGTCGCGATAGCGGAGAATCTAGTAGCGATGAGGATAGTGTCGTAACGGAAGAGAGTCCTGGTGCTGGTGGTCCAACTG gTACTGGCTTATCAGACACTAGCAGTACCGGCTCGGCACGTGatacaccaccaccaccaagaCCACCGGCAAGGAGGCCACCTGGTGCCGACATTACTGACATCGCCGAATATACGCCTCATGCTTACTGTAACATACAACCACCGGACGTAACACACACGGGCAGTACGCCAACGGCACAACAGTCGACGAGACGGCCTGGTGCCGATCGTGTCAATCGTTACCACGTAGTCGAGGATCAGAATAATACTGGAACAACTGGTCGTTGGAAAGTATCAGCAAAAATTCAACAGTTATTGAATACGTTAAAACGGCCAAAGAGACGGCCACTTCCAGAATTTTACGAAGACGACGATATAGAGCTCGAGATAGCCGCCAATCCAAAAGATCCGAATGCACCAAAACCGGAAGGTGGTTCGATGACGTCTGCGATCGGTGAGCCACTGTCCGTGCCGTCAGGCCTGCCTAGATCGCTCGAAGCCGCTATTCAAAG gtATGGCTCAGCAAGTTACAAAGCACCCGTCGCAACCGTTCTAGATCCTAACGGCAAACTCTGTATCACATTGACATATGGAAAACTTTTAAGTCGTTCTCATAAAATAGCCTATACACTTTTAAACAAGGCTCTAAGTCGTGGCGGTGATTGTTGTCTCAAGCCTGGAGATAGAATCGCTTTGGTATATCCGAACAACGATCCGATAAGTTTCATGTGTGCATTTTACGGTTGCCTTCAAGCTGGTATCGTGCCTGTACCCATCGAGGTACCATTGACACGTCGAGACGCAGGTTCCCAACAGATTGGTTTTCTTCTTGGTAGTTGTGAAATACAG GTGGCCCTAACCAGCGAGGCTTGTCTCAAAGGTTTACCAAAGACAGCGGCTGGCGAAGTTGTAGCTTTCAAGGGTTGGCCAAAATTACATTGGTTCGTTACAGAACATTTAGGTAAAACTCCAAAAGATTGGTTACCACCTCCACGTCTAACCGACGATACACCAGCGTACATCGAGTATACAACGGTGAAGGATGGATCGGTGATGGGTGTGACAGTGACAAGATCAGCGATGCTTGCTCATTGTCGTGCTCTGACTCAAGCATGCGGTTATACCGAAGGAGAAAATGCCGTTTGTGTGTTAGATTTTAAACGCGAAGTTGGCCTCTGGCATAGCACTCTCACTAGCGTATTAAATGGGATGCACGTTATATTTATACCTTATGCCTTGATGAAGGTCAATCCAGCCAGTTGGATGCAAATGATAACGAAACATCGAGCTAGCGTGGCTGTTGTTAAATCACGAGATCTTCATTGGGGTTTATTAGCGACCAAAGATCACAAGGATATATCGTTATCTTCATTAAGGTTGCTACTAGTCGCTGACGGTGCCAATCCTTGGTCCCTTTCCTCTTGTGATCAATTTCTTTCGGTGTTCCAATCGAAGGGTTTGAGACCAGACGCTGTATGTCCTTGCGCATCCTCTAGCGAAGCTCTTACGGTTTCCGTCAGAAGACCTGGTCGAGCAGGAGTAAATGCTACAGGACGTGGCGTCCTTTCTATGTCGGGATTAAGCTACGGTGTTGTTAGGGTAGATCAAGAAAATTCATTGACTTCTCTGACGTTACAAGATTGTGGTCAAGTTATGCCAGGAA GTATCGTAGTGGTAGTTAAGATGGAAGGAAAGCCATACATTTGTAAAACCGATGAAGTTGGTGAAATATGCGTGCATAGTGCTGCAACTGGTAGCCAATATTGGGGACTACAAGGATTAACAAACAATACTTTCAAAGTATCACCTTTACAAGCGGATAGTACTCCATTAGGCGACGTAGAATATACACGATCGGGTTTGTTAGGATTTCTCGGCCCTGGTGGTTTGGTATTCGTTTGTGGATCTCGCGATGGTCTTATGACTGTGACAGGAAGGAAACATAATGCGGACGACATAATAGCCACCGTATTAGCGGTGGAACCAATGAAATTCATTTATCGTGGTAGAATCGCTGTCTTCAGCGTAAGAGTTTTGAGAGACGAAAGGATATGTGTCGTTGCTGAGCAACGGCCTGATTGTAGCGAGGAAGag AGTTTTCAATGGATGTCACGTGTTTTGCAAGCGGTCGATTCAATTCACGCAGTTGGAATTTATTGTCTTGCATTAGTTCCACCTAATTATCTACCAAAAACACCACTTGGGGGTATTCACCTGTCCGAAACTAAAAGACGTTTTCTAGAAGGTGCACTACATCCAGCTAATGTCCTGCTCTGCCCCCACACTTGTGTTACCAACTTACCAAAACCGCGTGAAGTGCATTCGG ACGTTGGTCCGGCGAGCGTAATGGTTGGCAACATCGTTCAAGGAAATAGACTGGCCTCTGCTCAAGGACGTGACATGGGTGTTTTAGACGAGGATAGCGATAACGCTAAGAAG TACCAATTCATCTCGGAGATTTTACGTTGGCGCGCTGTCAGTACGTCCGATCACGTCATCTTTACATCCCTCAATGCCAAAGGAGCAGTTGCAACTTCGCTATCGTGTTCTCAATTACACAAGAAAGCAGAACGCATCGGGAATCTTCTTTTGGATCGTGGAAGAATCAACACCGGGGATCACGTCGCATTGATATTTCCACCAGGAACAGATTTGATATGTGCTTTTTATGGTTGTCTTTATGTCGGTGCTGTCCCTGTTACGATCAGGCCTCCACATCCTCAAAATCTACAAACAACTTTACCAACCGTACGCATGATCGTCGATGTCAGTAAATCGGTACTGGTACTGACCAATCAAAACATTATGAAACTTCTAAAGACGAAA GAAGCTAATAATGTTATCGAAGTGAAAAGTTGGCCAACGATTCTTGATATGGATGACATGCCAAAGAAGAAGCTTCCCGTTATGTATCGAGCTCCTACAGCGGAAATGTTGGCTTACTTGGATTTTAGCGTCTCCACTACGGGCATGTTGGCTGGCATTAAAATGTCTCACGCAGCAGTAACGTCGTTGTGCCGTGCTATGAAACTTGCATGCGAATTGTATCCTTCGAGACATATTGCTCTATGTTTAGATCCTTACTCCGGTCTTGGATTTGCTCTTTGGTGTTTAAGCAGTATATACAGCGGACATCATTCCATTTTAATACCACCCTCCGAG GTGGAAGCAAATCCAGCTCTTTGGTTGTCAGCTGTTAGCCAGTCTAGAGTAAGGGATACATTTTGCTCTTACGGGGTTATGGAGTTGTGCACAAAAGGCTTGGGTTCCTCGGTTCATGCTCTAAAAGCACGTGGCGTTAGTTTAGCCTGCGTAAGAACCTGCGTCGTAGTCGCGGAGGAGAGACCACGAATAGCTTTGACTACGAGCTTCAGTAAATTATTCTCCGCTCTTGGATTAAGTCCACGTGCGGTCTCAACGTCATTCGGATGTAGAGTTAATACTGCCATTTGTCTTCAG ggaGCGTCTAGTCCAGAACCATCAACGGTATACGTGGACTTACGAGCATTACGTAACGACCGTGTTTCCCTCGTCGAAAGAGGCAGTCCacattctctctgtctaatGGAATCCGGAAAATTGTTACCTGGTGTCAAAGTTATCATAGCCAATCCAGAAACGAAAGGGCAATGCGGCGATTCTCATCTAGGAGAAATATGGGTTCAATCGGCTCACAATGCCAGCGGTTATTTCACGATTTATGGGGATGAAACTGATTATGCCGATCATTTCAATGCACGCCTTGTAACAGGAAATACCAATGAGGTTTATGCCAGGACCGGTTATCTCGGTTTTCTTCGACGGACTGAAAGCGTTCAACAGTCTGTTATTAGTGATGTTCCCGGTGATACTTCTGCATCCGAAGCTGATCTTGTTCCCGGTGACGCCGAATTACATGACGCTGTTTTCGTGGTCGGTGCACTCGACGAAGCCATTTTACTTAGGGGCATGCGATATCATCCAATTGACATTGAAAACAGTGTTATGAGATGTCATAAAAAAATCGCCGAATG CGCCGTGTTTACGTGGACTAACCTGTTAGTAGTAGTGGTCGAGCTCGATGGAAGTGAAAGTGAAGCTCTCGATTTAGTGGCATTAGTTACTAGCGCTGTTTTGGAAGAACATCATTTGGTAGTAGGCGTCGTTGTAGTAGTTGATCCTGGTGTAGTTCCAATCAACTCCAGAGGTGAGAAACAACGGATGCATTTGCGCGATGGATTTCTTGCCGATCAACTTGATCCGATTTATGTAGCCTATAATATGTGA